The Calothrix sp. PCC 7507 DNA segment ACCTCAATCGCCGTCACGGTTCACCGCTTAATTCTAGTGAAGCACAGCAGTTAATGGCGTTGCTGAATGGGCATCCTTATTTAGTCAGGTTGGCGCTTTATTTAATAGCTAGTCAGCGCTTCACCACTGCGGAATTATTTGCCAAAGCCACGGACGATAATGGCCCCTTTGGTAATCATGTGCGTAATCATTTGTTTCGGCTGCATAGTAAAGCGGAATTAGTGCCAAGTATGCTTCAGGTAATTCGCCATAATAGCTGCGATGATGAGCGCGTATTTTTTAGGTTGCGGGGTGCGGGTTTGGTGCGACGGGAGGGGAGAACGGTGATCCCGCGTTGTCAACTTTACGCCGATTATTTCCGGGAGAATCTTCGTGGATAAACGGCAAGCTTTGGTAGGGTGCGTTATCACGAAGTGTAACGCACCGAAAATCTCGGACGGTGCGTTAGCCTACGGCGTAACACACCCTACGACTTGCAATGACGAACACCTGTCATTGTCATTGCGAATGAAGCGCAGCGGAATGAAGCAATCGCAAGATGGTTGGGATTGCTTCTCTTCACTTCGTTCCGCTCGCAATGACAATTCGCGGGATGTGGAGAATAATTATGTCCAAGCCAAAGTTAAACACTTGTCATTGCGAATGAAGCGCAGCGGAATGAAGCAATCGCAAGATGGTTGGGATTGCTTCCCTCCACTTCGTTCCGCTCGCAATGACAGATCGAGACATGGGGGGAATGATTATGTCCAACCCACATAAACAATTGTCATTGCGAATGAAGCGCAGCGAAATGAAGCAATCGCAAGATGGTTGGGATTGCTTCTTTCCACTTCGTTGCGTACCCTGCGGGAAGGCGTTCCGCCAACGCAATGACAGATCGAGAAATGGGGGGAATAATCATGTCTAACCCAACCATTTACACAGTCGGTGGGACGGTGCAGGCTGGTGGTGGGATTTATATTCCCCGCCAAGCTGATGAAGAATTATTGAAGTTATGCAGGGACGCGACTTTCGCTTATGTCCTCACGCCGCGACAGATGGGTAAGTCGAGTTTGATGGTACGCACGGCGCAAACATTGGCAGCAGAAGGGATACGGGCGGTAATAGTTGACCTTCAGGAATTGGGGGCGCAGGTTACAGCCGAACAGTGGTATTTTGGCTTTTTGGTGAAGCTGGATGACCAACTCATGTTTGAGACTGATGTGGTGAGTTGGTGGCGAGAACATGAATATTTGGGAGTTTCGCAACGGCTGACGCTGTTTTTTGAGAAGGTGTTACTGGCTGAGGTAGAGGAAAAAGTGGTGATTTTTGTGGATGAAATTGATTCCACCCTCAGCTTAGATTTCACCGATGATTTTTATACGGCGATTCGTTATCTCTACGTTGCCCGTGCGACTAATCCTGAGTTTCAGCGTCTTTCTTTGGTGTTGATGGGGGTGGCAACGCCCGGTGATTTAATCCGTGATGCCAAGCGCACACCATTTAATATTGGACAACGGGTGGATTTGACAGATTTTACCTTTGAGGAAGCCTTACCACTGACAGAGGGATTGGGGTTGGCTACTGAGGAGGCACAGCAAGTACTGCGGTGGGTGCTGAAATGGACGGAGGGACATCCCTATTTAACACAGCGATTGTGTGGGGCATTGGTGAAGGAGGGGAATGGGAATGGGAAAGCCTTCGTTGACCGCGTAGTTCAGAATATTTTCTTCGGCGCAATGAGTGAGCAAGATAATAACTTGCAGTTTGTGCAGGATATGTTGACGAAACGCGCACCTGACCCAGAGGTTTTGACTAAATACCGTGAGATTCGTTTAGGTAAGCGTCCAGTTGTGGATGAGGAACAGTCAATAGTTAAATCTCACCTGAAGTTGTCGGGGGTGGTGCGGCGAGAGCAGAATGTTTTAAAGGTCAGAAATCAAATTTATCGGCAAGTATTTGACCGCAAGTGGTTGAATGAACATTTGCCTTTTAACTTGCGGGATAGGTGGGAGCAGCTGAAACCTGCGCTGCCTTATGTGGTGGGACTGTTAATATTTTCGGGTTTAATGACGGGAGCGGCTTTGTATGTGAATGAGCAGCGTTTAATTGCTCAAAATGCCCGCACAGAAGCAGAAAAACGCCGTGTTAATGCTGAAATTCTTACCGAGAGTCTCAAATCACAAAACCTGCTGGCATCAAATTTAGAGTTTGATGCTTTAATACCAGGCTTGAAGGTAGGCAAGCGGCTCAAAAAACCAGATACAAATGTAGAAGCAGATACCCGCCTTTTGGCGGTAGTTACTCTCCAACAGGCAGTTTATGGGGTTAAGGAACGTAACCGACTAGAAAGTCATAGCAATTCGGTCAGGGGTGTGGCATTCAGCCCCGATGGCAAAACCATTGCCTCTGCCAGTGAAGACCAGACGGTGAAGTTGTGGAATCTTCAGGGGCAGGAACTGCAAACTCTCCAAGGTCATAGCAATTCGGTCTATAGCGTGGCATTCAGCCCCGATGGCAAAACCATTGCCACCGCCAGTGATGACAACACAGTGAAGTTGTGGAATCTGGATGGGCAGGTCTTGCAAACTCTTCAAGGTCATAGCAGATCGGTCTATAGCGTGGCATTCAGCCCCGATGGCAAAACCATTGCCACCGCCA contains these protein-coding regions:
- a CDS encoding AAA-like domain-containing protein, translating into MSNPTIYTVGGTVQAGGGIYIPRQADEELLKLCRDATFAYVLTPRQMGKSSLMVRTAQTLAAEGIRAVIVDLQELGAQVTAEQWYFGFLVKLDDQLMFETDVVSWWREHEYLGVSQRLTLFFEKVLLAEVEEKVVIFVDEIDSTLSLDFTDDFYTAIRYLYVARATNPEFQRLSLVLMGVATPGDLIRDAKRTPFNIGQRVDLTDFTFEEALPLTEGLGLATEEAQQVLRWVLKWTEGHPYLTQRLCGALVKEGNGNGKAFVDRVVQNIFFGAMSEQDNNLQFVQDMLTKRAPDPEVLTKYREIRLGKRPVVDEEQSIVKSHLKLSGVVRREQNVLKVRNQIYRQVFDRKWLNEHLPFNLRDRWEQLKPALPYVVGLLIFSGLMTGAALYVNEQRLIAQNARTEAEKRRVNAEILTESLKSQNLLASNLEFDALIPGLKVGKRLKKPDTNVEADTRLLAVVTLQQAVYGVKERNRLESHSNSVRGVAFSPDGKTIASASEDQTVKLWNLQGQELQTLQGHSNSVYSVAFSPDGKTIATASDDNTVKLWNLDGQVLQTLQGHSRSVYSVAFSPDGKTIATASDDNTVKLWNLDGQVLQTLQGHSRSVYSVAFSPDGKTIASASGDNTVKLWNLQGQELQTLKGHSNSVYSVAFSPDSKTIASASEDKTVKLWNLDGQVLQTLQGHSSAVWSVAFSPDSKTIATASFDNTVKLWNLQGQELQTLKGHSSSVYSVAFSPDGKTIASASLDKTVKLWNLAGQVLQTLKGHSSSVYSVAFSPDGKTIASASLDKTVKLWNLDGQVLQTLQGHSSSVWGVAFSPDGKTIASASLDKTVKLWNLDGQELQTLQGHSSAVWGVAFSPDGKTIATASFDNTVKLWNLDGQVLQTLQGHSNSVYSVAFSPDSKTIATASDDNTVKLWNLDGQVLQTLQGHSSSVRGVAFSPDGKTIATASFDNTVKLWNLDGQVLQTLKGHSSEVNSVAFSPDGKTIASASSDNTVKLWNLQGQVLQTLKGHSSEVNSVAFSPDGKTIASASSDNTVKLWNLQGQVLQTLKGHSSEVNSVAFSPDGKTIASASSDNTVMLWNLNLDDLMVKGCAWARDYLQNNPNGKGERGVCER